ACCCAGTTCGGCCAGGGCGGCCGTCTTGAAGGCGATCACTTCCGGCTGGTCGATTTCGAACACGGCCATGTCGTCCGGCCAGCTCAGACGGTAGGCGCGGGCGTCCAGACCCGAGGCGAGGATCACCGCCTGCCGGATGCCGGCCTGCGTCGCGTCGTGGAAGAACGAGTCGAAGAAGCGGGTCCGCGCGGCCATCGCGGCGGGCATGTGCTCCAGCTTCCAGCTCGAATCCTCGTCGTCGATGTCGGCAGCGGCCAGATCGCCGGTGGCCCAGCGGGTCAAAAAGTCCACGCCGACGGCCCGAACCAGCGGCTCAGCGAACGGGTCGTTGATGACCGGGTCGTCCGTGTTGCTCGCGATCGCGCGGGCCGCGGCCACCATGGTCGCCGTCGCCCCCACGCTGGTAGCCAGGTCCCAGGTGTCGTTCTCAGTACGTGGCACGCGTGTCTCCCAAATGCTCGGCCAAAATATACTTAGCTAGTTTAACACTTAGCTAGGTTAATGACCGTGTCCCGGAAACAGATGTGAAGCAGCTCACCCGTGCGATGCGAATCTAGCGGCCGGGGCCGCCAGGTCCGCCCGGGCCTCCGGGACCGCCCGGCCCGCCGGGACCTCCGGGTCCGCCAGGGCCGCCGGGCCCACCGGGGCCCCCGGGTCCGTTCGCGGCCGGAGCCACGAACACACACTCGTTCAACTCGACGCTCCACGCCCAGCCAGGGGCGCAGTCGTTTGCCCGACTCACTGCCGGCACCACGAATGCCGGTAGCGCGCTGGACGTCAGAACCAACGCGCCGATTGCGCAACGCCGGAGAAATCTGACCACTGCACGCCTCCCCTATGCCGTCGCCCGGCGACCGGACCGCCGGACGTCGCGGTCAATTGTCCACCCGTTGCCGCCCCGCGCGTAGGCGTTTGCCGGACTAACCAGGACTAACCGAACCGCAACCCACGCTTGCGCGCCCAGAGGACGGCGAAGGCGGTTCCGAGAACCCACACCCCCGACGCCATGGCGAGGTGCACGAAGCTCTTGGTGTCGCGGCCGAACACCGGTCCGATGGCCGCGGGAATCTGCGTCCACATGACCCGGTGTTCGACCCCACCCATCGGGTCGGCCACGTAGTAGACGGCGTAGGGCAGGGTGATCGCGACCAGCCAGCCGGCCGTGCGACGCAGGTTTCGCCGTTGCCGCCACCGCCGCAGCAGCGGCTCGGCGCCGACCGGGTGCATCACCGAAATGACATTGCCGACACCGAGCCAGGACACGATCGGCACCGCGACATTGGGGATCGTCATGGCCATCTGCGGCACCCCCTCTTTCCACATCGTCAGCGCCGCAGCCACCGCCAGGGTGGGCATCCCGACAATCACGATCAGCGCCAGGTTCTTGATCACCAGCACCCGCCACAGCGGCACCCCGTCAGCCAAACCCTGGACGACCCGATAGTGGTCGCCGCCAAGCAGATTGGTGGTGGTCACGTCGGCCAGGACGAACGACGAGAAGTAGGTGCTGACCAGGACCACCCAGTCAAGCTGATTGTGATGGAAGTGGCGGGTGATGTGATTGCTGTGCACGACCGAAAGCGGCTGAAACAACAACCAGACGGCGGCGAGCACCAGGTTGGCCATGACACCCGACAACCAGGTGCGCGGCGGGTGGAAGGCCCAGCGAATCTCGGCGCCCACCGCGGACAGTAACGGCTTCTCGAAGTCGCCGGCGGCGCGCCGGGCCGCGGTCGGACGGGGGGCCGACGCACGGGCCAGGGCGCGCAGCGCAGTGCGTACCTGCTGGCCCATGGGCGCCTCGGGCGTCTCTGTCTCGGACATGTCTCCCTACCAAAACGGCTGTGCGTGCACGGTACCCGGCTGCGGCGGTGGTGCCGGGTCAGATCTCCCAATTGACCGTGAAGTCATGCCGCAGCACCAGGTCCACCAGGACATCGGTGCGGCTGCCGAGCTCCCATGACTCCGCGGCGAACGCGTCGAGGGCGAAGAAGGCGTAGTTGACCGAGGTTTCGGGAGTGGTGCGCGACCGGTACACGATGGCGTCGATATCCGGCCACCAGCGCCTGGCGGCGTCGGCAAGGTGGTGACACTGCCGCCACACCCGCGTGCGTTGGCCGGTGCTGATCTGGTCGTCCACTTCGAGTGCATCGAGGTTGCGCTGGGTCCGCAGGTCGAAGATCCGCAGCGGCCGGGTCGAGACAAGCCGGATCAGGTACTGCGACGCGTGGTCGGCGGGGATGGTGCGGCCGGTGTCCCGGTAGCGCTCGCGAAAGGCGCCCTCGGAAGCCGTTGCGGCATAACGGGTGCGGAATGCGCCCGACACCGGGTCGAACCGGAACCTTGGCTGCGGGAAGCCGTTCCAGGTCCAGTCGGCGGGTGCGGCCGCTTCGACCCGCCATAGCTCGACGCCGGCAGGCACCGTGCGGCTTGCCAGCCCGGGCGGGCGCCGCAACGGCAGCGAACGACGGTATCCGCCGGGAAGACTAGGCACCGACGGCGTTGAGCAGCTGCCAGGCGGTGTTCGTGGTCTTCTTGCGGCGCAGCGCCTCCGAGATGGACGCGCCCGCCAGCTCGTCACGCTTGATCCGCATGATGCGATCGGCGACGACCGGGTCGGAGGTGAACCGGGCCAGCAGGACCAGGATCTGCGTAAGGTCGGGACGCAACCGGCCGCCGTCGAACTGCCATGCCGGGAACCAGGTGTTGTTGCCGACCGTCACCCCGAGCACCTTGCCGCGCCGGCGCAGTTCGTGGACGGCCTGGGGTGTTTCGTAACCCAGCCGCGACTGGACTTCCCGCGTCGGCAGGGCGCCGGCCCGGAAATCGCTCAGCACGCCGTCGCGGCGCTCGCTGTTGAGCTTGCGGGCGGCGATGCGTTCCAGTTCCTCGATGGGCACCGTCGGCACGTCCAGCAGCGTGTCGAGGAGCTTGGCGAAATCCGGATCACGCCGGACGCGTTCCTCGACCTGGCTGACGAGCGCCTTGACGGGAGACATGCCGACATTCTATCCCGAGCCGCGGCAATTGAAACAATTGAAACAGACTCGGCCCGGTCAGCCTTCCGTGGCCGGAGTTGCCGCCTGCCGCGGCGACAGCCGCCGCATCACCAGCACCAGGCCCAATACCGGCAGAGCCAACAGCACCAGCCACGGCAACAGGAACCCGACGGTCAGCCCGCCGCCATGCGCGGCCGCCAGCACCGAGTGCCACCCGCGTGCCAACTCGCCGAAGAATCCCGGCTGGGTCACCGTCGACTGCGAAGAGATGTTCACAGTGATTGTGGCGTAGTCGATTTCGTCATGCAGTGTGCTGCGCTGGGCTTTGAGCGAATCCAGTTCGGCCTGTCGTTGAGTCAGCGACGATTCGGCTGCGAGCAGATCGGCGACGTCGCCGGCTTTGCTCATCAACTCCATGAGGCGCTTGACCGACGTCTGCAGCGCGTCGATGCGGGCGTCGAGATCGACGCGTTGGGTGGTGACGTCGGTGTGGCTGATCGACATCGACTCGACCGTCCCCAGCTTCTTGGTGTCGGCCAGCACCCCGTCCAGCTTGTCCGCGGGTACGCGGACCACCAGATCGACCACCGGCGACGACTGCCCCGACCGCTCCGATCGCGAATCCACCCGTCCGCCGGCATCATTCACGGAAGTGATGAGCCGGTCCGCCACGGTGCCCGGATCGCCGACGACCAGGTGCAGAGATCCGTTGGTGACGATGTCGCGCTTGAAGTTGTTGTCGGCCGGAGGCGCCAGCGGTGCCGGACTGAGGGTGGTCTGGTCGGCAATGCCACCGCCCATCGTCGTCGGGATCTGACCACTGGGCCGGGAACGGCTCTGTTCCGGCGACTCCGTCATTTTGCCGCCCACCACGCCGTCGCGGGTCGCCACCGACGGGCCGCCCCGCCCCAGCGACCACACCCAGCCCCCGCCGAGCACCAGGACGCTCACCACCGCCACCACAATCACATTGCGCAGCTTGACCGTTCGCGTCTGCGCCGTCTTGAGTTCGGACGGGGCGGCGGGGCGCACCACCGAAGCCGGATCCCAGCCGGCCGGCGCTTCCACCGGCTGCATCACCCGATGCGGCAATCCACCGGTGGCGACAACCGGCCCGTCGAGTGAGGCGTAGGCGGTGAACCGGCACAGCACGCCGAAACGCAATGACGTGTCGACGATCCGCTTCGCCAACTGGGGCGCGGAACTGGTTCCTGCGGCCGCCGTATAACGGTCTTCGAGTTCGCGCAGGTGCGCGCGCGCCCATGCGGCGGTCACGGCCGGTGCTTCGCGGCGCCGGCCCGCGACGACGACCGACCAGTGACCACCGCCACCATCGCTCCCGCGCAGGACGATCGAGCCCTCGGCGGTGCCCCGGTATCGCCCGCTCACCACCAGCGGCACCCCCGGCAAAGCGTCCGGCAGCCGGGCCGGCGTCATCGTGTCGTCGACGGTGGCCAGCCCTTCGGTACGCAGTGCCAGCGAATACGCGCGTGGTGGGGCGACGCGACGGTGGATCGCTTCCATCGCCTCGTCTAGACGATCCTCGCTTTCGACCAGCTCGCAACGGCCCCCGCCGACAGCGGCCAGGCGGGTCAGGAAACCGGCGTTGACCGCCTGGTCCATTCCAACCGCGAGCACCCTGACCCCGCGCAGGTCCGCGGCCAGTCCGCGCAACAACTGGTCCTCGTTGCCCACCTGACCGTCGGTGACCAGGACGACGACGGCGTCCCGGCCGTCGCTGTCCCGCAGCAACGCCAACCCCTCCCGCAGCGGCGCGAAAAGCTCACTGGCGCCGTCAGACTCGACTCCTGCGAGGTGTTCGACCGCGCGAAACCGGTTGCGGTCGGTAGCCTCGGCCAACCCGTCGGGCAGGCCCGAGGGGCGCTGTATCCGGTCGTTGAAAGTCAGCACCGCGAATCGGTCGGCACCAGTGAGCGTGTCGATGATGCGGGCCGCGGCCCGGCGCGCCGCCGTCATCTTCCAGCCACTCATGCTCGCCGAGTGATCCAACAACAGCACCAGATCGCGCGGGCGGGACGGCGGGAAGATGCTGGTGGACTCCGGCGGCAGCACCGTCAGCTGATAAGTTCCCTCGTCACCGTCGGCGTCGGGGACCAACAGGAGCGTGTCGGTGAAATCGTCGACCGCGTACCGCAGGCGCAGGACCAGATCGCGGTCCGCGCGCTGACCCGGCAGCACCCGGATGCGCCCGCCGCCGCTGGGTTCGGTGGGCAGGCTGGACCGAACGTCGGACAGTGTCAGCCCGGCAGGGTCGATGCCGATGTCGACGGTCAGCGCAATCGGGTGCGGGAAGCCGGGCAGCAGCACCGGCGGAGTGATACGCGAGGCGTCGGGGACGGCGTCGGTGTCGTCGGCATAACCGTCTCCGACGGGGAAGTCGTCCAGTGGCTCACCCGGAATGTGCCGCGGCGCAACGACAAGCGGAAGGCGGAAGGTCGCCTCACCGTCGGCATAGGCCAGCGGGTTCACGAGTGTGATTGCCACGCTGACCTTTTCACCCGGTGAGATGTTGCCGACCCGCATGGTGAAGACGTCGGGCCGCTCCTCTTCGGCGATCGATGCCGGTCGACCCGACGTGACCGCGCGGTCGTAAGCCGCCCGGGCGGCTTCGCGTTCGGCCAGTGCAGCCGCCACCACGCGGCCATTGGCGGTCATCCGCATCCCGGTCACCGCCGCTCGGTCCGGCAACGGGAACACATAGCTGGCTTCCAGCGGTACATCGAAGGTGTTGACGAAGTCCTGGGTCACCTCGACCTGGCTGGTGAGTCCGGTGATGTCGGCCCGGATGTCGATGCGTTCGAGCGGGAGGCCGCCGCGCTCGGTGCGCAGCGCGCCCAACCCGGCGTCGTCGACAGCGCGCTGCGGCTCAGCGTCGGTCATCGACGTGATGCGGACGGTCATAACGGGCTCCGATCATCGAGGGACAGCAGGCCGCGGTCGGCCAGTAGTTCAAGCAACGGCGCGGCGGCCGAACGAATCGCCTGGATGTCGCCGTCACCGGGCCGTGCCGGCAGCAGCAGCATCGCCCCACCCGGCAGGCTCACCGCGGCGAGTGCGGTGACAGTGTCAGCGCCGTCGGTCGGCGGCTCCGCCGCGGGCGACTCGGCCCAGAAGCGGCTCCGCCGGCCCGTGCCTGCTTTCGCCGTCACCGTCGGCGAGTCGTGTCCCGGCTCGGCCGTGAGCAGCCCATCGGGCACATCGGCGATCCGCCGCAGCGTCTCGTCGGTGGCGCCGGCCAGCTTCGCCTGGATCTCGGCTAGCGAATACCCCTGAGCCTGAAGGCGTTTGACGGCCACAACTTGTAACAGGTGCCTGGTGCGGTAGATCGCGTTACGCCCCTGCATGACCGGCCGGTCGACCAGTCCAGTCGTCGTGTACCAGCGCACGGCCCGGCGGTCGGGCAGGTCGCGGACCCGGCCGTTGGGCGATCCCGGATACGCTTCGCCGGCCAGCGCAGCGGACACCCGCCCCACCAGCTCGTCCAGCGTCCAGGCCGCCTGTATCGGCATGCAGCCAATACTGACACTGTTACGGTTACACTGTCAACGT
This genomic stretch from Mycobacterium paragordonae harbors:
- a CDS encoding RES family NAD+ phosphorylase, with the protein product MPSLPGGYRRSLPLRRPPGLASRTVPAGVELWRVEAAAPADWTWNGFPQPRFRFDPVSGAFRTRYAATASEGAFRERYRDTGRTIPADHASQYLIRLVSTRPLRIFDLRTQRNLDALEVDDQISTGQRTRVWRQCHHLADAARRWWPDIDAIVYRSRTTPETSVNYAFFALDAFAAESWELGSRTDVLVDLVLRHDFTVNWEI
- a CDS encoding DUF4349 domain-containing protein produces the protein MTVRITSMTDAEPQRAVDDAGLGALRTERGGLPLERIDIRADITGLTSQVEVTQDFVNTFDVPLEASYVFPLPDRAAVTGMRMTANGRVVAAALAEREAARAAYDRAVTSGRPASIAEEERPDVFTMRVGNISPGEKVSVAITLVNPLAYADGEATFRLPLVVAPRHIPGEPLDDFPVGDGYADDTDAVPDASRITPPVLLPGFPHPIALTVDIGIDPAGLTLSDVRSSLPTEPSGGGRIRVLPGQRADRDLVLRLRYAVDDFTDTLLLVPDADGDEGTYQLTVLPPESTSIFPPSRPRDLVLLLDHSASMSGWKMTAARRAAARIIDTLTGADRFAVLTFNDRIQRPSGLPDGLAEATDRNRFRAVEHLAGVESDGASELFAPLREGLALLRDSDGRDAVVVLVTDGQVGNEDQLLRGLAADLRGVRVLAVGMDQAVNAGFLTRLAAVGGGRCELVESEDRLDEAMEAIHRRVAPPRAYSLALRTEGLATVDDTMTPARLPDALPGVPLVVSGRYRGTAEGSIVLRGSDGGGGHWSVVVAGRRREAPAVTAAWARAHLRELEDRYTAAAGTSSAPQLAKRIVDTSLRFGVLCRFTAYASLDGPVVATGGLPHRVMQPVEAPAGWDPASVVRPAAPSELKTAQTRTVKLRNVIVVAVVSVLVLGGGWVWSLGRGGPSVATRDGVVGGKMTESPEQSRSRPSGQIPTTMGGGIADQTTLSPAPLAPPADNNFKRDIVTNGSLHLVVGDPGTVADRLITSVNDAGGRVDSRSERSGQSSPVVDLVVRVPADKLDGVLADTKKLGTVESMSISHTDVTTQRVDLDARIDALQTSVKRLMELMSKAGDVADLLAAESSLTQRQAELDSLKAQRSTLHDEIDYATITVNISSQSTVTQPGFFGELARGWHSVLAAAHGGGLTVGFLLPWLVLLALPVLGLVLVMRRLSPRQAATPATEG
- a CDS encoding MerR family transcriptional regulator; translated protein: MPIQAAWTLDELVGRVSAALAGEAYPGSPNGRVRDLPDRRAVRWYTTTGLVDRPVMQGRNAIYRTRHLLQVVAVKRLQAQGYSLAEIQAKLAGATDETLRRIADVPDGLLTAEPGHDSPTVTAKAGTGRRSRFWAESPAAEPPTDGADTVTALAAVSLPGGAMLLLPARPGDGDIQAIRSAAAPLLELLADRGLLSLDDRSPL